The window GTGACACAACCAAGTTTAATTGTCTGTCCGACGAGTTTAGTGGGGAACTGGCGTGACGAATTTAAACGTTTCGCACCGCATCTACCTCTCACTATTATTCATGGTTCCAATAGAGATGAAGCACTCACTAACTTGTCAGGTGCACGATTTATTCTAACGACGTATCCGCTACTTAAGCGCGATGTGGCGTATTATAAAGGACTAGATTTTGATTCCATCGTGTTGGATGAGGCGCAATATATTAAAAACGAAAGCGCACAAATCTCTAAATGCGTAAAGAGTCTATCCGCGCGTTTCAAACTTTGTTTAAGTGGCACACCAGTAGAGAATAATTTACTCGAACTTAAATCGCTGCTCGATTTTGTCATGCCTGATGTGTTGGGCACTAAGCAGCAGTTTAAGCAACACTTCCAGATCCCAATTGAAAAAGAACAAGATCGCCCTAGAGCTCGAGAACTCAGATCGCTGATCGCACCTTTTATTCTTCGTCGTACCAAAGCTGAGGTAGTGAAAGAGCTACCCAATAAGACAGAACTCATCAAAGAATTAGAGTTCTCTGATGAACAACATAAGCTATATCAAGGTGTTCAGCACCAAGTAGAAAGCAAATTGCTCAATCTATTTCAGGAGCAAGGCGTTGAAAGAAGCAAGCTGGCATTTCTTGATGCCTTGTTAAAGTTACGTCAGATCTGCTGTCACCCACAATTGGTTGATAAATCACTGACCGACCAACATGGCGCTAAATTTGAGTGGCTTGCACAACACCTGCCTGTGCTACTCAGTGAGGGCCGTAAGATAATTATCTTCAGCCAGTTTACCAGCGTGTTAGATCTCATTGCTGAGCAGTGTCAACAGCAACAGTTGAAATACACTATGCTGACAGGGCAGACCAGACAACGGGATAAAGCCATTGAGGCGTTTACTCAAGGCAAGTGCAATGTCTTTTTGATAAGCCTAAAAGCAGGGGGAACTGGTTTGAATTTGACTCAAGCAGATACGGTTATCCATTTCGACCCTTGGTGGAATCCTGCGGTAGAAAATCAAGCAACAGATCGCGCCTATCGTATCGGACAAGATAAGCCGGTGTTCGTGTACAAGTTGATTATGGCGAATTCTATCGAAGAGAAAGTGTTTAAGATGCAGCGCGATAAGCAAGCCCTTGTTGACGCCCTATTTGCAGACTCTGGAGTCAATCTTGGTCAGTTTGATGAGTCGCAAATGCTAGCGCTGATAAAAAATTAAAAATAATTTGGAACTAATCAACAAAGGTGAAGGTCTATGATAGTGCTTGTTGTGACATTGTTGAAACAGTAGGCATATGTTGATTTTCCCCCTTTGTTACTGATTGTAATAAGCCAGCTTAATTAAGTTGGCTTTTCTTTTTTCTGGCTCTAGGGCCTGTTTATCTTTCAAGTTTGTTTTTACAGCAGTTTGACTGGTATTTATACAAGGCAGAGCCTGCGTAGCATAGTCATTCTATGTAAGTCTGGCGATAACATAGTAGAAATGCCAATCAAGCGCTGCCCTTTGGGTTCACCTGAGTGCGCTTTGGTCATTGTTGCTCAACTTTTGCCTAGATTACTAGGCGGCAAGTCGAGCGTCGCGATCAAAACACACTCAGAAGAACAAAAATCAAACAGCAAAGGTCAACAGGCCCTAAAACATCTTTCACTCCATTTTTATTCCATAATCTCGCGCTTTAATAACTACAACGGAGAAACGCCATAGACCAATTAGGATAACGTTATGCTTTGCTACGACGCGACAATTTCACAATTAAACTTTATTGAGACGCAATCAGAATCTGACTATGATCTACTTAATGAAGTTGCGAGTTCAGAAGACTTGTCTAGTATACTTACCATGTTACTGTTCGATGACACGCTTTCAGATAAGTTAAAGCGCCAAGTTAGACAACAATTGAAGAAGTTAAAAGCAAAGAGTAAATAAATCCTATGTCTACCTCATCAAGAATTTTGCTTGTCGAAGACGACCAAGATATTGCAGAGCAGGTGCTGTTGTTTTTTAGAGCATCCGGTTTTGAAATGTTTCATATTGCAGACGGTGCCGAAGTTGTACCTTGGGTAAAGTTAAATCAACCAGATGCAATCTTGATGGATATAATGTTGCCGAACCAAGATGGCGTAGAGTGTATGCGTCAAATTCGAGCATTTTCTGAAGTACCAATTGTGATGCTGACTGCCAAAGTGGCAGAAGCGGATCGTTTACAGGGCTTAGAAGTCGGCGCAGATGATTATGTATGTAAACCTTTTAGCGCCGCTGAGTTAGTGATGCGCATGAAAGCGATCTTACGTCGTTGTGTGAACACCAATGCGTATCAAAAGCCTATCGAAGTAAATCGGGAAGAATTAACGGTTAAACTGAATGGCAGTACATTAGGCTTAACCAAAGTTGAGTTTGACGTCTTTGCGCTTTTATATGACGCACCAAACCGTGTCTTTTCAAGACAGCAAATTCTTGATTATATTCAGCCTGATAACTTTGATATTTCGGATCGCGTAATCGACAGCCACATTAAAAATATCAGAAAGAAAATCAAAGGATTAGATTTATCTCCGAAAATTGTAGAGTCGGTATATGGCGCCGGATATCGCTACAATGGTCAACAGATCACTGAATGACTAAGTGATTGAAATTTATATCTAAGGTATTATCAAAGCAGAAGAACCGATGAGATCTCAATATGCTTTGGTCAATGCTCTCCAATACGCCTGCATGGTATAGTCTTGCGCTATTTGCAGGCGGTGCGGCTACCCTACTCCCCGTCGTTTGGGTTATGCG is drawn from Pseudoalteromonas sp. NC201 and contains these coding sequences:
- a CDS encoding response regulator; translated protein: MSTSSRILLVEDDQDIAEQVLLFFRASGFEMFHIADGAEVVPWVKLNQPDAILMDIMLPNQDGVECMRQIRAFSEVPIVMLTAKVAEADRLQGLEVGADDYVCKPFSAAELVMRMKAILRRCVNTNAYQKPIEVNREELTVKLNGSTLGLTKVEFDVFALLYDAPNRVFSRQQILDYIQPDNFDISDRVIDSHIKNIRKKIKGLDLSPKIVESVYGAGYRYNGQQITE